The following coding sequences lie in one Silene latifolia isolate original U9 population chromosome 5, ASM4854445v1, whole genome shotgun sequence genomic window:
- the LOC141655472 gene encoding uncharacterized protein LOC141655472, producing MLVLKKWHATFGLELDAVSVVPVWVLLLDLDPVFWSSTALSKIASKLGKPLYADPVTTHKERLGFARVLIEMDVSKPVPDHLLLHSPFGGTLLQKIEVEWMPYFCSHCKKLGHEHKQCRLLHQKKDKTVVSAPKTYAAVLKSSDQQVVAETAPVSVTEHPEYGGTETSKGSRDQHLAQVMTQAPLVVSPRALHSPQHNGMVNPVGSPAQHLTQDMNGSSRTDLRPVVGDKFGGPLIHDSSLLLHQDASGNDIIVKITPNPEMQDIPVRLTIAPRVHSLDIQDLKGTDDPPPLPSP from the coding sequence ATGTTAGTTTTGAAGAAATGGCACGCTACGTTTGGTTTAGAACTAGATGCTGTTTCTGTCGTCCCTGTATGGGTCCTGTTATTGGATTTGGATCCTGTGTTCTGGTCATCTACTGCCCTTAGTAAGATTGCTAGTAAATTAGGGAAACCCCTATACGCTGATCCTGTGACCACGCACAAAGAACGTCTGGGTTTTGCTAGGGTGCTAATTGAAATGGATGTTTCTAAGCCTGTTCCTGATCATTTGTTACTACATTCCCCATTTGGAGGCACCTTACTTCAGAAAATTGAAGTGGAATGGATGCCTTATTTTTGTTCCCACTGCAAGAAACTTGGTCATGAGCACAAACAATGCAGGTTACTCCACCAGAAGAAGGATAAAACTGTAGTTAGTGCACCAAAAACTTATGCTGCAGTCCTCAAATCCTCGGATCAGCAGGTTGTAGCAGAAACCGCTCCAGTGAGTGTTACTGAGCATCCTGAGTATGGTGGAACTGAGACTTCTAAAGGGTCTCGCGACCAGCACCTAGCTCAGGTTATGACTCAGGCACCTTTGGTGGTCAGTCCACGGGCATTACATTCACCTCAGCATAATGGGATGGTGAATCCAGTAGGATCTCCTGCCCAGCACCTTACTCAGGACATGAATGGCTCTAGTAGGACTGACCTTAGACCAGTGGTGGGAGATAAGTTTGGTGGACCTCTGATCCATGACTCTTCCCTCCTCTTACACCAAGATGCTAGTGGCAATGATATTATTGTTAAGATCACCCCTAACCCTGAAATGCAAGATATTCCAGTTCGACTTACTATTGCACCAAGGGTTCACAGTTTGGACATACAAGATCTTAAGGGTACTGATGACCCTCCTCCTTTACCTTCTCCATGA